GCTCCCCCCGCAACCAccgcccccggggctcccctgcaaacctccttccctcctcagacccccccaacccccattgcCCTCCGGATCCCCCGGACCCCCTGGTTCCCCCCCGACCCCACCTTCCCTCCACACCCGCACGGCTCCCCGGGGCCCCGGCCCGACCCAGAACCCGCCCGTGGCCCCGCTCACCGCCGCGGCCCGGCTCGCCCTGCGGCACCGGAAGCCAGAGTCAGCACTGAGCGCCCGGAAACCCGCCTCTGCCCCGGGGCACGCTGGGAACTGGAGTCCGCTTCCGGCGCCGCCGCCGCGGCGGGAGCTTAGCGCGCCTGCGCACAGCCCGGCTGTGTCCAATAGGAGGCTCCCGGGATCCAGGCGCGCGGAGCGTTGCAAGGGGGAGGTTCGCTTGCCGGCAGCTCGCTGCGCTCGGCCTCCTGCACACTCCCGAGCTCGCAGCGCCGCCTGCCCGTCCCCGGAGACTGCCGTgctaccaagcacgtgcctgaAGGGTGCATCAGCAGGGCCTGACTGCCCCGGTGCTCGGGTTTACACCGTCTCCCCTCCTCGGGTACAGGAGCCGCTTCGGAGCAGCTGCTTCTCTCCCGAGCCTCAGACCTCTGTGCATCCCTGGCTCCGTGCCTCACTCCACCCATCAGATGGGAAACCGCTAGTGTTCCATGGTCTCTTCAGTTCTCTCTCCCATTATTATTTGGTTCACATATTCCATAGGTTGGTAGGGTCCCTTTTGCATGTGCAGAACCCCATCTGTGGTGTTGTCTATCTAAGGTACTTGCCTGGCTCCATCACTACAGTAgctgagcatctcacagttcttAGTGTATTTCTTCTCACACCTACTGTGGCAGGGCAGCACTATTATCCCCACtgtatagatgggaaactgaggcatagagtggGGCAGGGGACACACCCAATGTTATGCAGTACAGCTAGGAATAGATGCCACAACTCTGCCCTCTCTTCACTGGACCACACTGCTCCTGATGGTGTTTGAAGCCAAGTTAGCTGGAATCATTCTTAAACAGAGTTCATATGGGGTTCAAAGCCCAGTGCAGCTGGCCTCTGCATCCAGAGTTCTGAGCAGCCGCTCTCCCTGATCGTCTAACCTCGCCTCACAATAGAGCTTTAGATGGGGAACATAGAAACCTAATGCTCCTCCTGTTTCAACTCCTGTTGAGGATGGTGCTGCCTTAAGGGAAGGGAGCAGCCACCTGTGTGCGTATCCTTTTTctataattttatatttaatcaAAATAGAATCTCAGGCGGTAAGTACATTGTATTTGTCTTTCGGTTTGCACCTGACCACACAGGCCACTGCAGGATCCTGCCAGCATTGTTAACTGGATCTGGCTGGAAAAGATGAAGGGGTTTTGCCCACTCATGGGGGCAGCTGGCTGCCTACTTCCACTGTGGTGTGatctgagggtgctcagcacttttaaaGAGCAGGCCCCTCGGCCATGCTCCATGTTCTCCATCTCTGATACTTAAGTCCCAGGGGAGGTAAGTGGAGAGGAATCTTCTCATTAACATTGGGATCCCCAGATGAAATGAACTACCCAGCTGTAATGCAGTGGCGAGATGGTTGCACAGACATGGGGCCTCATCCCATATTGCCCTCTACCTCATGTATTCATTCACACCAGTACCAAGCAGGTGTGCAACACCCCCACTGCACACATATAAAAGACTACACAAGATGCAGGGTGCCAGAGAACCAACCAGCCCTCTTGCATCCAGCCAGCAGACACACAATCAAGGCCAAAGCAGATAACAGAGCACAGCATCATGACTGGCTTCTAATGAGGAAGCCTCAGCTGGGGAGAGATGGTGAACCTGACTGTCAGTCACACTCAGGtccctttgtgctgctctggcagTGCAGAGGGACCATAAAATGAGCAGAACCAGCTCCCTGGGAATCCTCCCTGCACAGGAGCCACCCCAGCTGGTATGGAGCTTGCATAAGGGTTCTGTATCCACTCTGCTCCCTGTCTCCAGTGGAGGAGGCATGGCTGGAACATATTGCAAGGGCTATTGGAGGCAGAGCAAAAATTAGAGTAGCCCTCAGGAAAACTCACACTGAAAGTATTTACAATAGTTTTACTTCCAAGCAGCACCTCTAGCAGAGCCCTATCAGTTGTCATGGTAACACAAACCCCAATCCTGTAGCTATACACTTGATAGCCAGTGCCAGAGTGAACCCAAAGGAGACGAGGCCGCAGGGATGAGACTATGGGAATCAAAGCTAGCCACCAAACCTATGGATAtgttaggtgggggaggagactcAGCTTTGCAGGCCCTCCTggtctctctgctccttcctctTCTCTTCGCTAGCCAGAAGCAAGTTCATGGATTCCTGCAAGCCTTCCAGGATGCTCAATTGTGCCAGAGCGATCTGGGTTTGGATCTGGATGTTGTTGTGCATGCACTCCAGTAGGCCGTAGCATTCCTGTGGCTGATGATCAGGGGCTGGAGAAAAAAGGAGCAAAGCGCTGTTTGGTTTCCCCCTTCCTCAAATGCTAAGTGATTCGTAATTCTATTGAAATTTTGTCTGTTTACAGAGACTTGCATCCCAGAACCTCATTGTGCTGTGCCACAGCCCAGTGCACggggtattattcccattttacaaatggggaaactgaagcgcCAAGCAGGGAAATGAttcgcccaaggtcacacagacctGGGAATAGATCCTAGGAGTCCTAGTGCCTTGTCCTAACCACTAGCCCTTGCTCTTGCCCAGAACCAGGATAAACTccagaagtcctgactcctagccccCTACCCCTTACCGCTAGAGAACACGCCCTTCCCAAAGCTGGGGTGGTTCCAACACTTACTGAATTTTTTCTGTCCTTTCCTTGAAGCCTGGGCACAGGGTAGACCTGGGCTGGGCCTCCGTTGGGAAGATGGAAGCTCAAGAAAGCTGGGGGAGGGTTTGGCAGGACATAGCTTCTTAAAAGAAGAGGAAGGGCCTTCGAAGTGATCCTCTCCTATCAAAAAAAGGCTTTGTATTACAAGGATGTTTTTCACTATTGATTAATAATCCCTAGCTCTTGTATAGCATTTTTCTTCAGTAGgactccaagcactttacaaaggaggcaagtatcattatcccttttacagatgtggaaactgaggcacagagcggcaaagcccaaggtcactcagcaggttgGGGACAGAGCCAGGAGTGGAACCCAACTCCCGAGTCCCAGTCCATCCACTAGGCTAACAGACTTACTATGTAGCATATTATGGATCTATTCCTTGTCACTTACACTAGTGCAAAACACCACTATTCTGATCCAGTAGCATTTTACAGCACTGGTGAAAATGATGACAAAAGATGCAGGGCGATGAAAAATCAGGCTTTAGTTGTTAATGCTGCTTTGTAGACATTAGCCAATTAATCCCTACCCCAGCTCCATGGAGGGAGGACTCCTGATAATTTTACAGAAGTGGAAATTGAGGCATAGAGGATGACacgatttgcccaaggccacacagcaagtcgGTAGCAGAGCCTGGAtcggaacccaggagttctgattgTGCAGTCAGGAGCTCTAGCCACAACATCATACTGCCTCTCAGGTAATGTATAGGAATACCATGGATAAAAtacagttttatatatatatccctTTTTTTTGGTTGTCTGTGATTATTTGATGTCCTATTGTTAAAAAAACCTAATCTTAAAGTAACAATCATTACAGTAAAAGTAGGTATAAAGATTGGGGATTCCAGATTGGGGAAATACGTACGTGGGCTTTGAGTGGATCGTCTCACTGTGTCTGCAAAAGAAACGACTGTTGTTACCGTGAGTTTTTATATTGATGGGATAACAAGACTCCGAAGGAAGAGTTCTTCTGCTGCTCTGATATCTTTGCATTGAGTGCCTTTATTGACACTAAACTGCTTTACACTACTCTGCCTGTGCAAAGGGACGCTACTGTGAGTATAACTAATTTATAATTTAGGGCCCCTTTATACTGCCAGAGATGTCCAATGGGGCTATAATAATCCTTAGCGCTAATCCTGATTTtatcatcagtagatctcaaagtgcttacaaaggagggtaatattatccccattttacagatagggaaactgaggtacaaggAGAGGAAGTGACtggcctaaggtcacccagcaggcctggcagagctgggaacagaacccaggtcatCTCAGACCTAGAccagtgctctaatcactaggcAACACTCTCCTATATGCTTTTCATGAAAGTTAAGGATCTGTTCCTATAAGGTACTGAGCACTCTCCGCTCCCTTCAGCGCTCAGCACCCTTCAGAATCAGACCCTCACAGTACTGTCTGTACAAGCAAAGATTTGCTACCATATCCCCTTCTCGTCTTCTGTTGTGCTATGTATCTGTCATCATCCAGCCCAGTgctagctgcatttcagtggtggtgtGTATTCAAAGCAGTGTCCTCAACCCAGCCAGCAGCACCAATGCATAACCCTAATGCCATGCAAATTACATATACTCATAGCAGGAATTATATTGTATGAAGTTGTAATACAATCAGTAtgcatattatttattatttgcattgcaatAGAACCTAGGGGCCTCACTCATGGACCAGGATTTCATGGAGGCAggagctgtacaaatacagaacaaaaagatggaccctgccccagagagcttatgTTTTGGCATGGGGAGCGTTTATGTCAATTTCGCTGCAGAAGTTCCAATTTGGCCTTTAAAGGTTGGCTTGTGTCTGAAATAGAAATGCATTCAACATACTCTTCCAGTGTTGTTTTTCTTCCTGAGCATCTGTTTCTGGCTCCATCTGAGGAGGAACAGAGCTTGTGCCTATGGAAAGGAAAGAGCTATGTTATCCAAGGGAATATTTTAAAGGAAGAAGGTTGGAAAGACCCAGACTAGAATGTAACTATCTTCTTGGCTGTGTGTGCTAGCTAGAGACATACTGTattctttctttttaaactgtAGTGGTTAGAAAGAATGAAAAATTAGAACATACAAAGAGATGTTATATCGTAACAAAGCTGTGACCACTTGGAACTTTACAGTAGCAGCTATATGGGTGATTTACACCATATAAATAGGTGGCTAGAGCTCAAACCCTCCGCTCCACATGCGCAGGTCCTTTGCTTTGAGGCTAAAGGAGAATCTTCATTAGATTGTAGCAGTATAGGGCCTCTGGCACACAACCAGACAGTTCTCTTTCCATCCACAGTGGACTATGGCAACATGTGCGTTGGCTGATTCATAGTTATGTtaacacagagagaaaaaaacacaTTTACAAGGCAAGAACTCATTCTTACAGGGCTGTTTTTGCTCCATAAGTCCTGGCTGCACTGTGTAtggaggggagctggggtgaggtggTCAGTGAGTGGCATCCAACACAGCACTGGCCCCCAAAGATAATTACATCTAGGCCCCATGTTGTGCACGGTAGGACATCGGTCATATGGCCCAACATGGCTCATTaacaaactacaactcccatgatacCCCAGTGTGAGGGAGCCGCTGGCTAGGACTACAATTCCCAGCATGCCTCGGTGGAAGGGACTACGACTCCTAGGGTCCTCCACAGCGGCGAGAGCCAGCTGCCTAACGGCTTCTGCTCTCCTCCCCACTCGCCTCTACAGCCGGCATGGCCGAAACCCGAGCGCGACGGACGCAGGCCGGGCTCCCCGTCTCTGTCCATCCAACCGCTGCTCGGAGCTTGTACGCATGCGCCTCACCACGACCCTGGGCACTGCGCATGTGTGAAATCACCTCATCCGAATAATCGCGCAGGCGCGGTCTCCCGACTTTGCGGCGCGTGCGCACTATtgcctgttcccctcccaacagcggCGGTTCCAATCGAGGCCCCATGCGCAGGGAGTCACCGCTCAACCGAGCTTTTGGTGAAGTGTAGGGGGGCGGGGCCTATACTTGAGGTCCTGTATCCCTATTGGGTGCTGGGCGTTCGGCTCGGGCGGCCATTGGGGTAGGGTGTCACGCGGCGCGGTGAAGCGGCGTTGTTcggagtgtctctctctctctctccagaaggTTCCGCGCCGGGTCCTCTGCTCCGCGCCGCCGCCAGGATGATGGGCCAACGCCCCGTGCTCGTGCTCAGTGAGTGTGAAGGGGGGGGCCGCGCCCCCGATTGTGTCTCTcgtagccccccacccccggggcctCCTGGAAActtccagcccccccccgggtccccaaTAACCCCCCCCGCCCGCGAGCCCTGGGCCCCTCCCGCATGGGCCCTTCCTGTCAGGTTCTCAccgtgcccctgcccctgcccctccccagcccacggGTCTCCCCCCATTTCCTTCTTGTTCCTCCCTTgtgtccaccccccccccccaaaattaccTCACATGTCAGTTCTCTGGCGCCTGGTGCTGCCTTTTCGAGTTTCCTCGGATCTTCCCTCATAttgtcccccccccctcccaagtGCCCCTCTCATTGGGGTCACTGCCTCTCATTGGGGTGTCTTCTCATTTGGGTCTCCATTGTTCCTCCTGTAGGTTGGGTAACCTCCCACTTTTCTCCTCCACCCTTGGGGTTATCCCCTAAATATTCCCCCCCTATTTAGGTTCCCCCTTTCTTGTTTTACAGCCTCTCTCTTCTCATGGGTGTCCCGCTAGATTGGTGGTGCTCTCCCATTTTGGTCTCTCTTGTATGAGGTACCTCGGAtgttcccctcccaccttggGGTCTCCTTACCCCTTTGTAGTCCTCTACACTGGCATTTCTTCCTATTTGGGTTCCCATCTCACATtactaaccccccccccattatttGGGGATTCTCTTTTGTAGCCCTCTTGTATGGAGTTTATTTCTGTTTTTGGAGTCCCTCCCAATATTGGGGGTGGGAGTTTTCACTCCTCCCTTCCTGTTATTTCACTCTTTTCATATGGggatatatctatctcatagagctggaaggggctTTGAAAgctcatcgagtccagccccctgccttcactggcaggaccaagtactgattttgccccagatccctaagtggccccctcaaggaatgaactcacaaccctgggtttagtaggccaatgctcaaaccactgagctatccatccctCCTCCACTTttgttttctccccctccccacaaaaggATCCCTTGCTTATCCAAGCTGGGCTTGCAATAAATAAATGACATCACATTTAATATGGGTGGGGTTTCTTTGGGGCAGACCCTTGTGACAGGAGAAGATCACCTAATATGGGTGTTAGCCTCGGTTATGGGTATAATCAATACACACTATTTTATGTATGGCAGGTTATGGGTCATTGAGGTGCAGTATGGAAACTTAACACTTATAATGTTATTCTACCTACTATGGTGCTGTAGAGAAATTCCTTAAAATAGTAATTTTTCAGAGTACCATAAAGTTACCATGTAGCAATTTTGTAGTAGATTCTCAGGAATATTGACTAGCTTGAATCTTCAGTACTATTGGCCCTCTTTTGGTGACAAGTCAAGACATCTTATATATTGCCTTATTTGAAAACATACTTTCTACTCATGAGACTTAATTAATGAAGACGACCTTAGAAATCTTTAATGTTGCTattttttaatattcttttaaattaAGAGGAGAAGTTGGCATAGTTTTAGTTTGGTGGCTGTACCTCTTGGGTACTCTCTTATTTAAATGCATGGTTCCATAATTCATGTGCACGAGTAAGATTGCATCGTTGATATGTTGTCAGTATTGCCTCCTCAGCATTGGATTTCCCATTAAGAGCTCACAAGATCAGTTATATTCATGCTGTTgctattttttgttttctgaagGTCAGAATACAAAACGTGAGTCTGGAAGGAAGGTTCAGATTGGAAACATCAGTGCTGCTAAGGTACTGTTTTATGCTACCAAGTACGTTCGCGAACTAGAAATCAAAAGCATAATGAGCTTGGAACATTTTTAGCAGGTCCTTTGACTTCTTTATAGTCCACTTGTTGATATTTCTTTACAAATCTCAAATGAAGAAATGCCGGTcactcccttgctgtgctaaaaTAACAGGTGCAATTGAAAAGAAAAACTTTTTATTCTAGTGATGACagtaattaaaaaaaggaaaaaaaagggtaGAAGAAAAATTAAACTTTAATCCAGAATGCTGCATATATCTGAACCGTGACACCTTGTTTAGCAAGTAGTTTGGGGTGATGTCTGAGAAGATGATTACGTTAAAATATCGTGTCTGATGTCTGAGTAGAGGCAGCTGTTGTTTTAACCTTTAAGCCTTATTGTCATGCCTAATTAAATCTTGCTCTTGCTTCATCCAAGGAACTGTAAAATCATTGGGTCACTTTATGTTAATGACAAGGTCTGCATTTTCTGTGTAGTTTGGAGGGATTATTCAAGCCCATTTAGAATTTTGAAGCACTGAATGTGTGTTAATGAAACCCTGACTGCTGGACCCAAGGGATTAAAAGGAGATAGTTTAGAATCAGAATGGGTAGCCTCATATTTTAGAGTACAGGGCAAAAATTGAAACATTAGACAAagtctgaatcagttcagttcttcAGTGTTGTTTACATGCAGTTCAAAAGTAGAAACCACACACCTAATCCTTATTGCAACATGCACAGTGTGCCTAGGAATTCATAACCTCATGTGTGATATCTAGGTAATAATATATGGCTATTTAAATCCTATCTATTTCTTTGTAAAGAGTTTTGTACTGGTAACTCGTATATAAAAGGCGCTCTGTACCATCACACTCTAGTCTATTGGTATATAGCTACCTCAGTACTGACTAATTGCATGTATGTATTGAAGCATTTCATGGGGCTATGCACAAAGACGCAACCTTCATAGCCAAGGGTCCACCTAGTTCATTATCTTACCTCTGACACTGGCTAATTCTGGATGTTTCGGCGGAAGGTGTTTACTTTTCACAAGGGACAGTTATGTATTAGCATATCTATGCGTAGTGCCTTCCTACCCTCAGGATTGCTTACATTTTTTCAGCAATTAATATCACAATATTAAATCATGCATGAGCAGGACAACAGTTTTGTCCAGCTCGCTAGCTGGCTTTAAACTAAAGTGAGTCCCATCTCTATATATGTTTTCCTTACTACGTATACGTCAAATGTTGCCTAACTAGTACTATTATAGTTATATTAGAAATAGGAGTTTCAGACCTTTCCTGTTCATGTTTAACTCTTGATGCTGTCAGTTAGAATATATTGTCACTGAGTTTTAACACACAAAGTTCATGCTTAGTGCCGAAGAGGTCTGGTAATAAGAGGTTAACGAACTAAGGCAATACAGACTAGGATTGAATTTTTCTCTCACCCACGCTCTAAATATTAACATAAGTCACTTTTTGGTATTAAAAACTGTAACATTCAG
This genomic window from Mauremys mutica isolate MM-2020 ecotype Southern chromosome 17, ASM2049712v1, whole genome shotgun sequence contains:
- the TSACC gene encoding TSSK6-activating co-chaperone protein; this translates as MDRDGEPGLRPSRSGFGHAGCRGTSSVPPQMEPETDAQEEKQHWKNTVRRSTQSPREDHFEGPSSSFKKLCPAKPSPSFLELPSSQRRPSPGLPCAQASRKGQKKFTPDHQPQECYGLLECMHNNIQIQTQIALAQLSILEGLQESMNLLLASEEKRKEQRDQEGLQS